The Bacteroidota bacterium genome window below encodes:
- a CDS encoding MBL fold metallo-hydrolase — protein MKVTLLGTGTSQGIPVIGCPCATCHSSNPKDKRLRVSAYIEVPGYGINNDTLKILIDTSSDFRQQMLTNKFDDVDVVLFTHHHIDHIGGMDDLRQINQQKKKKIDIYGNKLTLDEIKTTFRYVLDERLQRHNSVPLINFNYIDLNPFKINGLEIIPIEFYHGNLPIYGYRIGNFAYITDASMIPESEFAKLQNLDVLVLNALRHRPHPTHFNLEQAVEVARRLKPKQTYFTHITHDMAHEETNKTLPPEIQLGYDGLSFNL, from the coding sequence ATGAAAGTTACACTGCTCGGCACAGGCACATCACAAGGAATACCGGTAATAGGCTGCCCCTGCGCAACATGCCACTCATCAAATCCCAAAGATAAACGCTTACGAGTTTCAGCTTACATTGAAGTCCCCGGATACGGAATTAACAACGACACTCTCAAAATTTTAATTGATACTTCCTCGGACTTCCGTCAACAAATGCTTACAAATAAGTTTGATGATGTTGATGTTGTTTTATTTACTCATCATCACATTGACCACATAGGGGGAATGGATGACTTACGCCAAATCAATCAGCAGAAGAAAAAGAAGATTGATATCTACGGCAACAAGCTTACTCTTGATGAAATAAAAACAACATTCAGATATGTACTCGATGAAAGATTACAAAGGCACAACTCAGTCCCGCTTATAAATTTTAACTATATTGATTTAAATCCTTTCAAGATTAACGGACTGGAAATTATTCCTATAGAATTTTACCACGGTAATCTTCCTATATACGGATACAGAATCGGTAACTTTGCTTACATAACTGACGCAAGCATGATTCCTGAATCTGAATTTGCCAAGCTGCAAAATCTTGATGTACTCGTGCTTAATGCATTAAGACACAGACCGCATCCTACGCATTTTAATCTTGAGCAGGCAGTTGAAGTCGCTAGAAGATTAAAACCGAAGCAGACATATTTTACACATATCACTCACGATATGGCTCACGAAGAAACAAATAAAACTCTACCGCCGGAAATACAACTTGGTTACGACGGCTTATCATTCAACTTATAA
- a CDS encoding septum formation initiator family protein, which translates to METKPEKDGLLKIVMRFIKYNKKVVLFLIVLGTLLVFASIGNKGLISRLRMESERKALEVQLKEEQQKTKDLQKDIEDLKSSDKKIEQTAREKYGMTKENETIYKILIDSTK; encoded by the coding sequence ATGGAAACTAAACCTGAAAAAGACGGTTTGCTAAAAATCGTTATGAGGTTTATAAAGTACAACAAGAAAGTAGTCTTGTTTTTAATTGTTCTTGGAACGCTATTGGTATTTGCATCAATCGGGAACAAAGGATTGATTTCAAGACTTAGAATGGAAAGCGAACGCAAGGCGCTTGAAGTCCAGCTGAAAGAAGAGCAGCAAAAGACAAAGGACTTACAAAAAGATATTGAAGATTTAAAAAGCTCAGATAAAAAAATTGAACAGACTGCCCGCGAGAAATACGGCATGACGAAAGAGAATGAGACCATCTACAAAATTTTAATCGACAGCACTAAATGA
- a CDS encoding 6,7-dimethyl-8-ribityllumazine synthase, whose product MDFSQKKIGIVISKYNEPIIMALLKGAKSALIQKGFDEKNIDVFFVPGAYEIPLIVKKLCNLTKYDGIVTLGCVIKGETAHFEYICEPLSHTLMNLSVEFEIPVGFGVLTTLTPQQAYERSLEGKDNKGYEAASAVIEILELSETIS is encoded by the coding sequence ATGGACTTTTCACAAAAGAAAATAGGAATTGTAATCAGCAAATATAACGAGCCGATAATTATGGCTCTGCTTAAAGGAGCAAAATCTGCTCTAATACAAAAGGGATTTGATGAAAAAAATATCGATGTGTTTTTTGTGCCCGGGGCCTATGAAATTCCTCTGATTGTAAAGAAGCTTTGCAACCTTACTAAGTACGACGGCATTGTAACTCTTGGCTGCGTGATAAAAGGCGAGACTGCTCATTTTGAATATATCTGCGAGCCGCTCTCACATACACTTATGAATTTATCCGTTGAGTTTGAAATTCCGGTTGGCTTTGGAGTGCTTACAACTCTTACTCCCCAGCAGGCTTATGAAAGAAGCCTCGAAGGAAAAGACAACAAAGGCTATGAAGCTGCTTCTGCTGTTATAGAAATATTAGAACTAAGTGAGACGATAAGTTAA
- a CDS encoding DUF4878 domain-containing protein yields the protein MKYLLVLIGFAMLLSGCGNSGGSDSPANSIKDFVKAVKEGSTEKAWNYLSAESQKQFETTAKARNISGKEAFINDFKNPKSLGNLYEDFDVVNEKKEGDNAQVSLKFTSGKTFEVYSIKEGAWKYDLVRTNKEMMKLVE from the coding sequence ATGAAATACTTATTAGTACTTATTGGATTTGCAATGTTATTAAGTGGCTGCGGAAACTCCGGCGGCTCAGATTCTCCGGCTAACTCAATAAAAGATTTTGTGAAGGCTGTCAAAGAAGGAAGCACAGAGAAAGCGTGGAATTATCTTTCGGCTGAATCTCAAAAACAATTTGAGACTACTGCAAAGGCAAGAAACATTTCAGGGAAGGAAGCATTTATAAACGATTTCAAAAATCCGAAGTCACTCGGAAATCTATATGAAGATTTTGACGTTGTAAATGAGAAGAAGGAAGGCGATAACGCTCAGGTCTCTTTGAAATTTACATCAGGTAAAACTTTCGAAGTTTACTCGATAAAAGAAGGCGCATGGAAGTATGACTTGGTTCGAACAAATAAGGAAATGATGAAGTTAGTTGAATAA
- a CDS encoding NifU family protein yields MEINLAQIEEVLKRIRPYLQIDGGDVEVVNIKDESIVELRLLGSCLGCPMSQMTLRAGVERVLMKELPWVKRVEQVV; encoded by the coding sequence ATGGAAATCAATCTGGCACAAATTGAAGAAGTACTAAAACGAATAAGACCTTACCTGCAAATTGACGGAGGCGATGTTGAAGTTGTGAATATTAAAGATGAGAGTATAGTTGAATTGCGCTTGCTCGGCTCATGTCTCGGCTGCCCTATGAGTCAGATGACTCTGCGCGCAGGAGTTGAACGTGTACTTATGAAAGAATTACCATGGGTGAAACGTGTTGAGCAGGTTGTATAA
- a CDS encoding ribonuclease HI family protein — protein sequence MKKIKVFTDATAKGNPGPSGLGIVIKDESDEILLTHKEYIGKATNNQGEYTALLKSLTLLKNLNADYDFVEFYSDSLLMVSQLTGKYKIKDKYLMRNAMNFWEGINKLGKKHSITYIPREQNAIADKLANEATREGMLAESQK from the coding sequence GTGAAAAAAATAAAAGTTTTTACAGACGCTACAGCTAAAGGCAATCCGGGACCTTCGGGTCTCGGAATTGTTATCAAAGACGAATCCGACGAAATCCTCCTCACACACAAAGAATACATAGGCAAAGCAACAAACAATCAGGGCGAGTACACTGCCCTGCTCAAATCATTAACACTGCTCAAAAATCTAAATGCAGATTACGACTTCGTAGAATTTTACTCCGATAGTTTATTAATGGTAAGCCAGTTAACAGGTAAATATAAAATTAAGGATAAGTATCTTATGAGAAATGCTATGAACTTCTGGGAAGGAATAAACAAACTGGGAAAGAAACATTCAATCACATACATTCCGCGTGAGCAGAATGCTATTGCCGATAAGCTTGCGAACGAAGCAACACGCGAAGGCATGCTAGCCGAATCACAAAAATAA
- the apbC gene encoding iron-sulfur cluster carrier protein ApbC, with the protein MITEQNIKSILAAINEPFLKKDYITLGFYKGISINGKNLIVNLGISDPLNKNLESVKTQISNAIKSAFSEIENVTVNFSLGITNHRNDKKASILPNIKNTIAVASGKGGVGKSTVAVNLAVALAQKGAKVGLIDADIYGPSIPLMFGTKEKPYLVKEGEKNKMLPVDAHGVKLMSIGFLMEEGTAVVWRGPMASSALRQFMTEVVWGELDYLLFDMPPGTGDIQLTLSQTIPLTGAVMVTTPQDISLADARKGYVMFEKVNVPTLGIIENMSYFKHADGKKEFIFGEGGGKKMSDEYKIPLLGEIPINTAIREGGDAGVPIVLKSPDSETAKIYNDIASKLVLEVNMFNAKESEMPELEINI; encoded by the coding sequence ATGATAACAGAACAAAACATAAAAAGCATATTAGCTGCTATTAACGAACCTTTTCTTAAAAAAGATTACATCACTTTAGGATTTTATAAAGGCATCTCAATTAACGGAAAGAACTTAATTGTAAATTTAGGAATATCCGATCCGCTGAATAAAAATCTTGAATCTGTAAAAACTCAGATATCAAATGCAATCAAATCTGCATTCAGTGAAATAGAAAATGTAACGGTAAATTTTTCACTTGGAATTACAAATCATCGCAACGATAAAAAAGCATCCATTCTTCCCAATATAAAAAATACTATTGCCGTTGCTTCAGGTAAAGGCGGAGTAGGGAAATCAACAGTTGCAGTAAATCTTGCAGTTGCTCTTGCACAAAAAGGTGCGAAGGTGGGATTAATTGATGCCGATATTTACGGTCCTTCAATTCCTCTTATGTTTGGAACAAAAGAGAAGCCATACTTAGTTAAAGAAGGTGAGAAGAATAAAATGCTTCCTGTTGATGCTCATGGAGTGAAACTTATGTCAATCGGATTTTTAATGGAAGAGGGAACTGCTGTTGTTTGGCGTGGACCTATGGCTTCAAGCGCGCTTCGTCAGTTTATGACGGAAGTTGTTTGGGGTGAGCTTGATTATTTATTATTCGATATGCCTCCGGGAACAGGTGATATTCAGCTGACATTAAGCCAAACGATTCCACTTACGGGGGCAGTGATGGTTACAACTCCGCAGGATATTTCTCTTGCAGATGCGCGCAAAGGATATGTTATGTTTGAAAAAGTAAACGTTCCCACATTGGGAATAATAGAAAACATGAGCTACTTTAAACACGCAGACGGAAAGAAGGAATTTATATTCGGAGAAGGCGGCGGTAAAAAAATGAGTGATGAATATAAGATTCCTTTGCTTGGAGAAATTCCAATTAACACAGCAATAAGAGAAGGCGGTGATGCAGGAGTTCCGATTGTATTAAAATCACCTGATTCTGAAACGGCAAAAATTTATAATGACATCGCTTCAAAGCTTGTATTAGAAGTAAATATGTTCAACGCTAAAGAAAGCGAAATGCCAGAACTTGAAATCAATATTTAA
- a CDS encoding 2-oxoisovalerate dehydrogenase: MKANEIIFLVEESLEGGYEAKAIGESIFTEAESIEKLKSNIKEAVHCHFDNPNFSHKVVFHS; the protein is encoded by the coding sequence ATGAAAGCAAATGAAATTATATTCCTGGTTGAAGAATCTTTAGAAGGTGGATATGAAGCAAAAGCCATTGGTGAATCAATATTTACTGAAGCTGAGTCCATTGAGAAATTAAAATCTAATATTAAAGAAGCCGTACATTGTCATTTTGATAATCCAAATTTTTCCCACAAAGTAGTTTTCCATTCATAA
- a CDS encoding NTP transferase domain-containing protein — translation MKALILSAGLGTRLKPLTDTTPKPLIPYKGKPLIVHQIEKLRTFGISEIIVNVHHLKDKMIEFFNYNKFGVKINLSIEEEILGTGGGIINAEKYLKDESFFLVTNSDIITGIDLRKFTKNYSISHLAVLAVQNRKTSRYLSFDNRMHLKGRADENSQDDNKYAFNGTQVISNKIFKLGYKPEFKDIIDIYIESVNKRLTIKGFNVGNAEFKDIGKPENLV, via the coding sequence ATGAAGGCATTGATACTCTCGGCAGGACTAGGCACAAGACTAAAACCGCTAACCGATACAACTCCAAAACCGTTAATACCATACAAAGGTAAACCTCTTATTGTTCACCAGATTGAAAAGCTTAGAACTTTTGGGATCAGTGAGATTATTGTGAATGTTCATCACCTTAAAGATAAGATGATTGAATTTTTTAACTATAATAAGTTTGGCGTTAAAATAAATTTATCTATAGAAGAGGAAATTCTCGGAACAGGCGGAGGGATTATAAATGCCGAAAAATATTTGAAAGATGAGTCATTTTTTCTTGTTACTAATTCGGACATAATTACCGGAATTGATTTAAGGAAGTTTACAAAGAATTATTCAATCAGTCATCTTGCAGTCTTAGCCGTGCAAAACAGAAAAACTTCAAGGTATCTGAGCTTTGATAACAGAATGCATCTGAAGGGAAGAGCAGATGAAAATTCACAGGATGATAATAAATATGCATTCAATGGAACGCAAGTAATATCAAATAAAATTTTTAAACTCGGATACAAACCGGAGTTTAAGGATATAATAGATATTTATATTGAGTCAGTTAATAAAAGATTGACGATTAAAGGTTTTAATGTCGGTAATGCAGAGTTTAAAGATATAGGTAAGCCGGAAAATTTAGTATAA
- a CDS encoding inositol monophosphatase has product MKNTLHKAITEAGKILKENFEGSFKIESKDMIANLVTEIDKKSEAKIIEIIKNDFPLHNILSEEIGALTQESNYKWIIDPIDGTINFAHAIPITCISIGLEKDGEVIMGAVYNPMMNELFFAEKGQGSYYNDRRIHVSKESNFAKSLLVTGFPYDSSRNPHKPAEVFNRIVYADIPVRRLGSAALDLCWTAMGRFEGFWEYNLNAWDVAAGCIILTEAGGKLSDFEGKPLSIYNKEILATNGLIHEELRKIIKNEK; this is encoded by the coding sequence ATGAAAAATACATTACATAAAGCCATAACAGAAGCAGGAAAGATTTTAAAAGAGAACTTTGAAGGCTCTTTTAAAATCGAAAGTAAAGATATGATTGCAAATCTTGTAACTGAGATTGATAAGAAATCAGAGGCAAAAATAATTGAAATTATAAAGAACGACTTCCCTCTGCATAATATTTTATCGGAGGAAATAGGGGCGCTTACACAGGAATCAAATTACAAATGGATAATTGATCCGATCGACGGAACTATAAACTTTGCTCATGCAATTCCGATAACTTGTATCTCTATAGGACTCGAGAAAGACGGTGAAGTTATCATGGGAGCAGTTTATAATCCCATGATGAACGAACTCTTCTTCGCTGAAAAAGGTCAGGGTTCTTACTATAACGACAGACGAATTCATGTATCAAAAGAAAGCAACTTTGCAAAGTCATTGCTTGTAACAGGTTTCCCCTATGACTCAAGCCGCAATCCTCATAAGCCGGCAGAAGTATTCAATCGTATTGTTTACGCTGATATTCCTGTAAGAAGACTCGGCTCTGCAGCGCTTGATTTATGCTGGACTGCAATGGGACGCTTCGAAGGATTCTGGGAATACAATCTCAACGCATGGGATGTTGCAGCGGGATGTATAATACTGACTGAAGCAGGCGGAAAACTTTCCGACTTCGAGGGCAAACCTCTTTCAATATACAATAAGGAAATTTTAGCAACTAACGGATTGATACATGAAGAGCTGAGAAAAATTATTAAGAACGAAAAGTAA
- a CDS encoding PHP domain-containing protein, whose translation MKVDLHLHTYYSDGFFSPFEIVKKIQKTGTKIISITDHDNIGGLKEAIRTGLKEDIEVIPGVEISGEYMNREMHILGYFIDPNAPVMKELLTEIQEERILRIKKIITKLNELGSTITYDDAKEDLKTTVSIGRPHIANALVKQGFVKSFFDAFSKYIGDDKVADVKKVRPNYDRVFKVIKEAGGLSFLAHPAKYFNEEEIKIFKSAGLDGIEVIHPSHTATDTKKYKEIASKFNLLTSGGSDFHGGRKNDAGNMGKYYISEKEIDKMRAMLPKKVA comes from the coding sequence ATGAAGGTAGATCTACACTTACATACTTACTACTCCGACGGCTTCTTCTCGCCTTTTGAAATAGTTAAGAAAATCCAGAAAACGGGTACTAAGATAATAAGCATCACTGACCACGATAATATTGGGGGACTGAAGGAGGCTATCCGCACGGGACTGAAAGAGGACATCGAAGTCATCCCCGGAGTTGAAATAAGCGGCGAATACATGAATCGCGAAATGCACATCCTCGGATATTTCATTGACCCTAATGCTCCCGTTATGAAAGAGCTTCTGACCGAAATTCAGGAAGAGCGCATCTTGCGCATAAAGAAAATCATAACAAAGCTCAATGAGCTTGGCAGCACGATTACCTATGATGACGCAAAAGAAGATCTGAAGACTACGGTTTCAATCGGTCGTCCTCACATTGCAAATGCACTTGTGAAGCAGGGATTTGTAAAAAGCTTCTTTGATGCTTTTTCAAAATACATAGGCGATGATAAAGTTGCCGATGTGAAAAAAGTAAGACCAAACTACGACAGAGTTTTTAAAGTAATAAAAGAAGCAGGGGGATTATCATTCCTTGCTCATCCTGCAAAATATTTTAACGAAGAAGAGATAAAGATTTTTAAATCAGCGGGACTTGACGGCATTGAAGTTATTCACCCGTCACACACTGCAACGGATACCAAAAAATATAAAGAGATTGCTTCGAAGTTTAATTTATTAACATCGGGCGGCTCTGATTTTCACGGCGGAAGAAAAAATGATGCGGGTAATATGGGAAAATATTATATCTCCGAAAAAGAGATAGATAAAATGAGAGCTATGCTCCCTAAAAAAGTAGCATAA
- a CDS encoding D-alanine--D-alanine ligase: protein MSEILNIILITGGPSAERDVALSSSRSILKSLRELGHNVKVIDPVYGDESVSEEKIFEDKVSGEYPSAEKLLEIRRTADRNILRCFNSDLFNDTDFVFLGLHGKFGEDGKIQSLLDLRHIKYTGSDYFASALAFNKEVAKIIFSNNNIPTPRWMFSLSEEEALSEEFLKKIIKQLGFPIVVKPDDDGSSVGITILKNENDYEAYSIAVQLAFNYSDKVLFEKYVEGKELTVSILGDEAYPVVEIRPKNGIYDYEHKYTKGMTEYFCPAELTESETKRIQHLALTAHRALGCKVYSRVDFLQSNYDKEFYCLEVNTLPGMTETSLVPKSAKAKGMEFTQLIDKLIKLSVEKY from the coding sequence ATATCCGAAATATTGAACATAATTCTTATAACGGGAGGACCATCTGCCGAGCGCGATGTTGCCCTCTCTTCAAGCAGAAGTATATTAAAATCTTTAAGAGAACTCGGTCATAATGTAAAAGTTATTGACCCCGTCTATGGCGATGAATCTGTAAGCGAAGAAAAAATTTTTGAAGATAAGGTCAGCGGTGAATATCCTTCAGCTGAAAAACTTCTTGAAATAAGACGAACAGCCGATAGAAATATTTTACGATGCTTTAACTCTGATTTGTTTAATGATACAGATTTTGTTTTCTTAGGACTTCACGGAAAGTTCGGTGAGGACGGAAAGATACAGTCGCTGTTGGATTTGCGTCACATTAAATATACGGGTTCCGATTATTTTGCATCTGCGCTGGCATTTAATAAGGAAGTCGCGAAAATAATTTTCAGCAATAATAATATCCCAACTCCGCGATGGATGTTCTCACTTTCAGAGGAAGAAGCGCTTAGCGAGGAATTTTTAAAGAAGATTATTAAACAATTAGGTTTTCCTATCGTAGTTAAACCAGATGATGACGGCAGCAGTGTTGGCATAACAATTTTAAAGAACGAAAACGATTACGAAGCATATTCTATAGCAGTTCAGTTAGCATTTAACTACTCAGATAAAGTTCTTTTTGAAAAATATGTCGAGGGTAAAGAGTTAACGGTTAGCATCTTAGGAGATGAAGCATATCCTGTAGTTGAAATAAGACCTAAGAACGGAATCTACGATTACGAGCATAAGTACACGAAAGGCATGACGGAATATTTCTGTCCGGCAGAATTAACAGAATCCGAAACGAAAAGAATTCAGCATCTTGCGCTGACTGCTCACAGAGCGCTTGGCTGCAAGGTATATTCGAGAGTGGACTTTCTGCAATCGAATTACGATAAAGAGTTTTATTGCTTAGAAGTAAATACATTGCCGGGCATGACAGAGACTTCGTTAGTCCCGAAATCTGCGAAGGCAAAGGGAATGGAGTTTACACAATTGATTGATAAGCTGATAAAGTTATCGGTGGAGAAGTATTAG
- the nadA gene encoding quinolinate synthase NadA, which yields MIETNNKLEIEGIQSIDLNIDLVAEIKALKKKMNAVILAHYYQDDDIQDLADYIGDSLQLAQAAEKTDADVIVFAGVHFMAETAKILNPNKLVLLPDLNAGCSLAEGCPAPLLQKFKDKYPDHILISYINCSAEVKAISDIICTSSNAVKIVEQIPKEQGIIFAPDRNLGRYIMKQTGREMKLWQGACIVHETFSDRKITKLKFENPNAKIIAHPECEDTILKHADFIGSTSALLNYVIQDSGNEFIVATEPGIIHQMELKAPGKKYIPAPPENSCNCNECPYMKLNTLEKLYLCMKGRKPEITMSEGLMRKALTPLKRMLEMSR from the coding sequence ATGATAGAAACAAATAATAAATTAGAAATTGAAGGCATTCAATCGATTGATTTGAATATCGATTTAGTCGCTGAGATAAAAGCGCTGAAGAAAAAAATGAATGCAGTCATCCTCGCGCATTATTATCAGGATGATGATATACAGGACCTTGCTGATTACATTGGTGATAGTCTCCAGCTTGCACAGGCTGCAGAGAAAACCGATGCAGATGTGATTGTATTTGCTGGGGTGCATTTCATGGCTGAGACGGCAAAGATTTTAAATCCCAACAAACTTGTTTTGCTTCCTGATTTAAACGCAGGCTGCTCGCTTGCAGAAGGATGCCCTGCGCCTTTACTACAGAAATTCAAGGACAAATATCCTGACCATATATTAATTTCATACATAAACTGTTCAGCGGAAGTGAAGGCAATATCAGATATAATATGCACTTCATCTAACGCAGTTAAAATTGTTGAACAGATACCGAAGGAGCAGGGAATTATCTTCGCTCCCGATAGAAATCTCGGCCGCTACATAATGAAGCAGACGGGAAGAGAAATGAAGTTATGGCAGGGAGCATGTATCGTGCACGAGACTTTCAGCGATAGAAAAATTACTAAGCTGAAATTTGAAAATCCGAACGCAAAAATAATAGCTCACCCTGAATGTGAAGATACGATTTTAAAACATGCAGATTTTATAGGCTCAACAAGCGCATTACTTAATTATGTAATACAGGATTCAGGCAATGAATTTATTGTTGCAACAGAGCCCGGAATAATTCACCAGATGGAATTAAAAGCGCCGGGCAAAAAATATATTCCTGCGCCGCCTGAAAACAGCTGTAACTGCAATGAATGCCCTTATATGAAACTGAACACGCTTGAAAAATTATATTTATGTATGAAAGGTAGGAAGCCTGAGATAACAATGAGTGAGGGTTTGATGAGAAAAGCCCTAACTCCATTAAAACGAATGCTTGAAATGAGCAGGTAG